Proteins encoded together in one Deinococcus multiflagellatus window:
- a CDS encoding helix-turn-helix domain-containing protein, with the protein MSIVVLNEVLDSSTTKGSARCVMVVLAEQAGEDGRCWPGLARVARRVNVTERQAKNLIHELETLGELLVDYGTGRSNTNTYWVIPPATAARLIQELTEQAERVKSSAERVKLLTLLERVKSSAERVKNSAQRVKSSAERVKPVSPEPPRTLEPKEEPTAAAGEANPDTSAAAAAGQDQEGRHAQQGSAGGADAPHGADGADAPSVTGSAQSPAAQKHGATSTENIPGAAAGSAALAVIVGALRGMKTTVPELISEFDYRAEWLNIPAEQLRQMVADARSKGTRYRGDLIAALDDEALRRLAPPEPADTHEEEFDFTAVLNSAPLDGNRRRP; encoded by the coding sequence ATGAGCATCGTCGTGCTGAACGAAGTGCTGGACAGCAGCACCACGAAGGGCAGCGCCCGCTGCGTGATGGTGGTCCTGGCCGAGCAGGCGGGCGAGGACGGCCGGTGCTGGCCAGGACTCGCCCGCGTCGCCCGGCGAGTCAACGTCACCGAGCGCCAGGCGAAAAACCTGATTCACGAACTGGAGACTCTGGGCGAACTGCTGGTGGATTACGGCACAGGCCGGAGCAACACCAACACGTACTGGGTCATCCCGCCAGCGACCGCCGCCCGGTTGATTCAAGAGCTGACCGAGCAGGCCGAAAGGGTGAAATCCAGCGCAGAAAGGGTGAAACTTTTGACCCTGCTGGAAAGGGTGAAATCTAGCGCAGAAAGGGTGAAAAATTCTGCGCAAAGGGTGAAATCCAGCGCCGAAAGGGTGAAGCCCGTTTCACCCGAACCGCCAAGAACCTTAGAACCAAAAGAAGAACCAACAGCAGCAGCAGGGGAAGCCAACCCGGACACTTCCGCTGCGGCGGCTGCCGGTCAGGACCAGGAAGGGCGACACGCTCAGCAGGGCAGCGCCGGTGGCGCTGACGCCCCTCACGGGGCGGATGGAGCGGACGCACCTTCGGTCACGGGTTCAGCTCAGTCGCCAGCAGCTCAGAAACACGGCGCCACCAGCACGGAAAACATTCCGGGCGCGGCGGCGGGCAGCGCGGCGCTGGCCGTGATCGTGGGGGCCCTCCGGGGCATGAAGACCACAGTGCCCGAGCTGATTTCGGAATTCGATTACCGCGCCGAATGGCTCAACATCCCTGCCGAGCAGCTGCGCCAGATGGTGGCCGACGCCCGGAGCAAAGGCACCCGGTACCGGGGGGACTTGATTGCCGCCCTGGACGACGAGGCCCTGCGCCGCCTCGCACCCCCTGAACCCGCTGACACCCATGAAGAGGAATTCGACTTCACCGCTGTCCT